The Malassezia vespertilionis chromosome 2, complete sequence genomic sequence TCGCGAAATTTTGCTATCTTTGGGAGAGACGATGCACAAGAACTACGAGACGCTCGACGTGGACACAGTACAAGATCGTTGGTGCACGCACGAGACGCCCATGTTGTTCAGGGAGCGTTGGGATAAACTTATTCACGACTTTGACGAGGAGCCTCACGAACCTACGCGTGCGAGTGAACTGTCTGACATGCTATCTCATGACGGACTGCACAACCGCGCTTTTTTAGAGCGAATCTTTTACTCGCCCGACGAGGAGCCGCGCCTCAACAGACTTCACAAGCTGTATCGCTTGAGTCTTGTTTTGTTTGACTACGTGTGTCCCCGCGAATATGGGATTACATCAGAGGAAAAGGAACAGATTGGCTTGCTTACGTCTCAGCCGCTTTTAAAAAGCATCATCGGGAATCTGAAAAAGAGTTCAGAAGTCAAAGGACTTTGTGCATTCTATTTTACCAAGGAATCGCACATTCACACACTTCTCAATCTTATCTTATCTTCAGACCTCAAGGTGATTATGCCCCGCCCACCGCCGATGGACTACTTTTCGAGCATCACGTTCGAAGTGTATGAAAGGGAAACGTCGCATAGCAATTCCGCAAGTCCAACAGACACGCTGGCAAGCAACGCAGGCAAACCGGAACTCTCGCTAGTCATCTCTGTCTCTGAGGGCGCACACAGTAACGAGGTACTCTTTATCAACCTGGATGCTCGTCATGCTCTTACTCCACTTCCAAGCCGCAAGCTGACCACGCACATGGACTTTGACGAGGCTATAGCCAAGCTATCTACACACAGCTGTAAACGCCAAGACAATGAGACAGCGCGTGGTCAAGTGGAAGGCTCAGCAGTAttctttggcgagcaggaCGAGGACCAGCGCATTGTGCCCATTCCATACAAGTGCATGGACATCGATGGCTACAGTGTTACTTCAACGTAGGCCTCCATAGTGGTCACGTGAATCGTTTTCATGGAACAGGTGATCCGTCCAAGCTCCTTCTTGTTGGACGTATCGGTTGATTGCTGTATTGCATTGTATGCACCCGGATCCTAATGCTTGGCACAATGATCTCATCGAGAGTTTTATGTAATACATATTTTATACATCTCTCGCGCGTGGGCGTGCGGAGGTAGGTGTCGTTTTTTGGAGTACTGACTCGAAAGTATCCCTGCATCGCTGCCGTCGTTCCAAGTAGCGATGCGCCAGGGCCTTTTTAAGGCGAGATCGAATACGAATCAGATTAATGCATCAATGGTTCCCTCTATGCGTCTGATGAGCTCGAcaccgcggcgcttggatgACTCGAGAGATAAAGAAAGGAAGACAACAGGTGCAGAAATTCCAGCCAAGAAGGCAGAGGAAGCGCCAAAGACAATGCAAGAGCGTATGCAGTCTATGTGGTCTACGATCAAATATCTTTTTCGATTTTACTTGAACGGTGTGAAGCAAATCTGGAGCAACAGGACGATTGTAAAGGAGATTCGCGCGGAAGTGCGCGAGACGGGCCGCCCCCTTACGTTTGAAGAGACGACTATGATTCGCACGCATGGGTCTGATATGATCAAATTGCCCTTGTTCTTGTTGATTCTGGTAACGCTGGAAGAGCTGCTGCCATTGATGGTCATTTATACCCCATTTTTGCTTCCCTCTACATGTATCCTTCCCAGCCAGCGCCTGAAAATCCGAAAGCGCTTGGAAGTGAAGCGCGAGAATGCAGTGAAAGAAGTGAACCATCTCAATTTAGACGATCCAGTTTTACAACAGGCCAACAGCGGCGAGGGGATGGAGCAGAGCAAGTCGCTTTCTTCCATTTCCCCACAAGGAATTCAAGAGCTCGTTACCATCTTCAACCTTTCCGCTTGGGGTGGAAATAGATTGCGTCGGGGAcgtcttgctgcgcatATAAAGCGGCTCTTGGATGACGACAAGAGTCTAGCGCTATCCAGGCTCCTGAGTGAAACCTCAGACGACAATCTGGACTTGTTGGCCGACACATGTACGGAACGCGGCATGTACGTATTGTGTCTTACATACATACTGACCTTTAGTCGCGCAGTAAACGTGACTGCTGCTGAGATGCGCGAGAGTATGTACACGATACAACACTGACAAACTAGGCTTGCACATTTGGTTGCATACCACGTTGGCAGCGAAGCCGCCCTCACTTTTGCAAGTCGCACTCCTTCCAAAACAGCTCCCAGAAATTGGTGGGCCGGAGGAGGTCATTTTGGAGGAAATCAAGCAAGAAGATGACCAAACTGTGATGAGGCAGACAAGTACCGTTGTCAGTGAAGTGGTCCAGGAAGaaaagcgcatcgagaGTGAAGAGAAGCGCAAATAATTTTTGCTTGTGTTATTTTGGATTTGGTACGCATTTGGGCTCCATAACTATAGCTAGTAGCTGTCTCCCTCTGCACCTTCGCCAGAGAAGCCAAAATCCCGGCGCAGTACGGCTATCCGTCGCTTGTCAAGCTTTTCTTTCGACTGATTCTCCGCAGCAACTGCCTCAAGcagcttttgcgccgctgagGCGGGTATAGGTGATGCGGTCGCTTTCGGCAACTCATCCTCCATATCCAGATCCTAAAGGTCAGTACGTCTTCACATTGCGTACAAGTTCGCCTAGGAGAACAACATTCTCCCCCCGTATAATGTATAAACCTTTGGGGACATCCGCGTAGCGATTCCCTAAAAATACACGCTCGATAGTTTCCTGCAACATAAAGTTGGCTGTATTGTAAGGAACCCTCTTTTGGACGTACCAAATTGATCGTAGGAACGAAGAATGCCGATGAGCTTTTTTCCGTCGCGCAAAATAACGACGACTTTTTCTAAGAGAGTTAGTCTATACAGTACGTGCACACATACTGTCAACATAATCGACCAATGCACCAGATGTGGTAAAAGCAATGTTTGCCAGGATTTCCTTCGCTTCCATCACTGCTTGCTGTGGAAGGACGGAAGCGACGGGGGTGCGCTTCCACACAATTGCTTAACGCCTCGATTGGAGCACAGCGGCAATCTTGGGCCCTACTGCGCGGGTGCGTAGCAAAGATTAAGGGAAAAAGCTGTATAAAACTGTGCACCTCTATAAGAGAGCAGTGCAACCAGGTAGTAGCAAGTAATGGAGCTCGAAGGTAGGCGTCAGTGGGACAACCACGCCAGGTTACCACGACAAACATACCTCCCAAACAGCTCATCTCCAGCCAATGAGTGCAGGTGTTGAAAAGCATTGTGGGCCCATGCGCAATTATCGGGGCTCCTTACCAGTGACAAGCGCGAAAGGCCATTGCACAATCGTCCCCATCTACTTTTGGGATTATTTGAGTTATACCTGCGCGTTGCGCAGACCCGTGTGCATTTCGTAACACTTTGTGCTTTACTACACTCATGATACGTATCTCATCCACCCCCAATGTGTTTGCCACAGCATGGACTAACTCCAAGTACAGTGTTCCTAAGCGACGCATCGAGACGGATGTAATGAAACTGTACGTGTGGCATAAATACTCATCGTTCAGCATCATGTCAGACTACGAGATCCATCTTGTGGATGACAATATGCAAGAGTTTCATGTAATTTTCCAAGGTCCTTCAGAGAGTACGTTCATGCCTGTTACTAACCCATAGCGCCGTATGAGAAAGGCGTATGGCGCATACACGTTGAGCTTCCTGACCAATACCCCTACAAATCTCCGTCCATCGGATTTGTGAACAAAATTTTTCATCCCAACATTGATGAAGTTTCGGGCTCTGTCTGCCTGGACGTGATCAATCAGACATGGTCGCCCATGTTTGATTGTATCAATATATTTGAAACCTTTCTTCCTCAGCTATTGCGGTACCCAAATCCCACTGACCCATTGAATGGAGAAGCAGCGGCAATGTTATTAcgcgacgcagacgcgTACGATCGAAAAGTACGTGCATTTGTGGCGGCATTTGCGACAGGGAAAACTGCAGGCAAAGACGCAACACCGAATGCAGAGGATGCCGCTGACAATGTGgatgacgacgaagacATGAGCGATATCGGTAGTATGTCCGACATTGGCAACAGCGTCTTTTCTGAGTAGCGACTTACCCAATGTAACTATGTAGCCCACCCTACACGCTCCACGACTCTGCCTACTCCATGCTGCGTTATATTTTCCACAGCAGCCCAGCCGTGGTCCTGCTCGATTTTTCGAATGAACGCATcaatgccgccgcccacgCCGAAGTACAGCACCTTGGCAGCGACCAGGCAAAGCGTCGTATTTGGCGATAGGCCAGGGTGTGGCGCATCCTGCGCTGTTGGCCACGAAATTTCACGCATGATCCGGTACAGAGAAGGGAGGCTTGCAAGCGAGTATACAGTCTCGCTCGAGATGACAATATCTGCCTTGGTACTGCCATTGACGCGGAGATCCAGCGTACTCCAGCCGCCGGAAAAGAAGCGAAGATGGATATGACGCTGCTTCAAGGAAGTCTCAAACGCGTCCAACACTTGATTGTCCAATTCAATATCGCCCGGTGTCGACGCGCAATGTGCAT encodes the following:
- the VIP1 gene encoding inositol hexakisphosphate and diphosphoinositol-pentakisphosphate kinase (TransMembrane:1 (o1050-1079i); EggNog:ENOG503NVF2; COG:Z; BUSCO:EOG09260FMW), which translates into the protein MRTIMLASRIRLGVAAMDRKARSKPMQNILNRLLLKDNVEVINFGDKMILDEDVEMWPIVDVLISFFSTGFPLEKAIRYVHLRKPVCVNDLDLQTVLWDRRAVLRILAASGVPTPPSLSVDRNGGPDLDPALVQDIKNRLGVDISVAHVPKQFEMHDEDVLVVNGQSIRKPFVEKPVSGEDHNVHIYFPKSRGGGGRRLFRKVGNKSSEFDPNLVYPRTDGSYIYEEFMDVDNAEDIKIYTIGPDFAHAETRKSPVVDGLVKRNPDGKEVRYITELTADERRIAREISLAFKQFICGFDLLRVKDKSYVIDVNGWSFVKGNDEYYDKCAQVLSKFFEANVASCPQRSPCVLENVSEETSSWVLKANVTVFRHGDRSPKQKLKRSFKASEPFAAPVIALLHGCREEIILRQQLELVEEALEEASKLPDANEEDLLFLIEVIERKKDMPGTKIQIKPSFNKETGVLEKTQLIIKWGGEFSHAARHQARDYGKNMRRDMLIMNKEALDNCTVYTSSERRVLSSAEIFANAFLNDEKQDDSTDNKPREMVVRKDLLDDSNAAKDLLDRVKKELKKDLAPGSPTQNERPVGWPEDLPPPALMGGTIREILLSLGETMHKNYETLDVDTVQDRWCTHETPMLFRERWDKLIHDFDEEPHEPTRASELSDMLSHDGLHNRAFLERIFYSPDEEPRLNRLHKLYRLSLVLFDYVCPREYGITSEEKEQIGLLTSQPLLKSIIGNLKKSSEVKGLCAFYFTKESHIHTLLNLILSSDLKVIMPRPPPMDYFSSITFEVYERETSHSNSASPTDTLASNAGKPELSLVISVSEGAHSNEVLFINLDARHALTPLPSRKLTTHMDFDEAIAKLSTHSCKRQDNETARGQVEGSAVFFGEQDEDQRIVPIPYKCMDIDGYSVTSTIPASLPSFQVAMRQGLFKARSNTNQINASMVPSMRLMSSTPRRLDDSRDKERKTTGAEIPAKKAEEAPKTMQERMQSMWSTIKYLFRFYLNGVKQIWSNRTIVKEIRAEVRETGRPLTFEETTMIRTHGSDMIKLPLFLLILVTLEELLPLMVIYTPFLLPSTCILPSQRLKIRKRLEVKRENAVKEVNHLNLDDPVLQQANSGEGMEQSKSLSSISPQGIQELVTIFNLSAWGGNRLRRGRLAAHIKRLLDDDKSLALSRLLSETSDDNLDLLADTCTERGIRAVNVTAAEMRETKPPSLLQVALLPKQLPEIGGPEEVILEEIKQEDDQTVMRQTSTVVSEVVQEEKRIESEEKRK
- a CDS encoding uncharacterized protein (COG:A; EggNog:ENOG503P2BY) gives rise to the protein MEAKEILANIAFTTSGALVDYVDSILTLLEKVVVILRDGKKLIGILRSYDQFANFMLQETIERVFLGNRYADVPKGLYIIRGENVVLLGELDLDMEDELPKATASPIPASAAQKLLEAVAAENQSKEKLDKRRIAVLRRDFGFSGEGAEGDSY
- the ubc8 gene encoding E2 ubiquitin-conjugating enzyme (COG:O; BUSCO:EOG09264Z1B; EggNog:ENOG503NUH5), which gives rise to MIRISSTPNVFATAWTNSKYSVPKRRIETDVMKLYVWHKYSSFSIMSDYEIHLVDDNMQEFHVIFQGPSETPYEKGVWRIHVELPDQYPYKSPSIGFVNKIFHPNIDEVSGSVCLDVINQTWSPMFDCINIFETFLPQLLRYPNPTDPLNGEAAAMLLRDADAYDRKVRAFVAAFATGKTAGKDATPNAEDAADNVDDDEDMSDIGSMSDIGNSVFSE